A region from the Saccharomonospora azurea NA-128 genome encodes:
- a CDS encoding flavin-containing monooxygenase has product MHDVIVIGGGQSGLAAARAAVERGLAPVVLEASPEPTGSWPRYYDSLTLFSPAGYSGRPDAAFPGDPERYPTRDEVAAHLRDCAARLDVEIRTNTRVTAVTTDDHGVFAVHTEAGDTLPAAGVVAASGSFDNPHRPVFPGQDGFTGEILHVADYRNPKPYTGQRIVVVGGGNSAVQVGYELAEVAEVTLATRQPLAFMPQRHDGQDLHYWLRHTGFDDLPPEWLARLVSTTLVLDTGEYRHALDTGRLDRRPMFTAFDGDSIVWADGTREAVDTVLLATGYRPHLDYLEPLGAVVEGMPQHTGGISTTHLGLVYVGLEFQRSFASNTLRGVHRDAEYVMAALAAHVRGAGRLTP; this is encoded by the coding sequence ATGCACGATGTCATCGTCATCGGTGGCGGCCAGTCCGGGCTCGCCGCAGCCCGCGCCGCCGTGGAGCGCGGCCTGGCCCCGGTGGTTCTGGAAGCCAGCCCGGAGCCGACCGGGTCGTGGCCGCGCTACTACGACAGCCTCACCTTGTTCTCCCCGGCCGGCTACAGCGGCCGACCCGACGCTGCCTTCCCCGGCGATCCCGAGCGCTATCCCACCCGGGACGAAGTCGCCGCCCACCTACGCGATTGTGCGGCACGTCTGGACGTGGAGATCCGCACTAACACGCGGGTCACCGCGGTCACCACCGACGACCACGGCGTGTTTGCCGTGCACACCGAGGCGGGCGACACCCTGCCCGCGGCCGGGGTGGTCGCCGCCAGCGGGTCGTTCGACAACCCGCACCGTCCCGTGTTCCCGGGCCAGGACGGCTTCACCGGCGAGATTCTGCACGTCGCCGACTACCGCAACCCCAAGCCGTACACGGGGCAGCGCATCGTCGTGGTTGGCGGCGGCAACTCGGCGGTGCAGGTGGGCTACGAGCTGGCCGAGGTCGCCGAGGTCACGCTGGCCACCCGGCAGCCTCTCGCGTTCATGCCGCAACGGCACGACGGGCAGGACCTGCACTACTGGCTGCGGCACACCGGATTCGACGACCTGCCACCGGAGTGGCTGGCGCGCCTGGTGTCCACCACGCTGGTGCTGGACACCGGCGAGTATCGTCACGCCCTCGACACCGGCCGTCTGGACCGCCGCCCGATGTTCACCGCCTTCGATGGAGACTCGATCGTCTGGGCCGACGGGACCCGGGAGGCGGTAGACACGGTGCTGTTGGCCACCGGCTACCGCCCGCACCTGGACTACCTCGAGCCACTCGGGGCCGTGGTCGAGGGGATGCCCCAGCACACCGGCGGCATCTCCACCACGCACCTCGGGCTGGTGTATGTGGGGCTGGAGTTCCAGCGCTCGTTCGCCTCCAACACCCTGCGGGGAGTGCACCGCGACGCCGAGTACGTCATGGCCGCACTGGCCGCGCACGTCCGCGGAGCCGGTCGCCTGACACCGTAG
- a CDS encoding arsenate reductase ArsC, translated as MSSTPEVLFVCVHNAGRSQMAAALLHHHAQGRVTVRSAGSAPAESVNPAVVEIMAELGMDLSQEFPKPLTTDAVEAADVVITMGCGDACPIFPGKRYLDWQLEDPAGKPIEQVRPIRDEIDRRVRELLAELVPAGS; from the coding sequence GTGTCCTCGACCCCCGAAGTGCTGTTCGTCTGCGTGCACAACGCGGGCCGCTCCCAGATGGCCGCTGCGCTGCTGCACCACCACGCCCAGGGCCGGGTCACCGTTCGCTCCGCCGGATCCGCCCCCGCCGAAAGCGTCAACCCCGCCGTGGTGGAGATCATGGCCGAGCTCGGCATGGACCTGTCGCAGGAGTTCCCCAAACCGCTGACCACCGACGCGGTCGAGGCCGCCGACGTGGTGATCACCATGGGGTGCGGCGACGCGTGCCCGATCTTCCCCGGCAAGCGCTACCTGGACTGGCAGCTCGAGGACCCGGCCGGCAAGCCGATCGAGCAGGTGCGGCCCATCCGCGACGAGATTGACCGCCGTGTGCGAGAGCTGCTGGCCGAGCTGGTGCCCGCAGGATCCTGA
- a CDS encoding ArsR/SmtB family transcription factor — translation MQSGGVADAAVKLFGDPLRAEIVRLLAREQMCTCHLVDDTGARQSTISYHLRVLREAGFVAAEPRGRYTYYRLRPEALSMLTSGIADLTVQAHQAQAVRRPCP, via the coding sequence GTGCAATCAGGAGGAGTCGCCGACGCCGCGGTGAAACTCTTCGGGGATCCGCTGCGCGCGGAGATCGTGCGCCTGCTCGCACGCGAGCAGATGTGCACCTGTCACCTCGTGGACGACACCGGGGCGCGGCAGTCCACCATCAGCTACCACCTGCGTGTTCTTCGCGAAGCGGGCTTCGTCGCGGCCGAACCACGCGGCCGGTACACCTACTACCGGCTTCGCCCGGAAGCGTTGAGCATGCTCACCTCCGGTATCGCGGATCTCACCGTGCAGGCACACCAGGCCCAAGCGGTGCGCCGCCCCTGCCCCTGA
- a CDS encoding arsenic metallochaperone ArsD family protein, which translates to MAAVEIYDPAMCCSTGMCGPSVDPAGAHLDEHGRALLVEDLRSPCTEEIAVFHAFARTVAAASNRFVVVATDHAERTVVLPWRATAPVGAEQLTLLAGGEN; encoded by the coding sequence ATGGCTGCTGTCGAGATTTACGACCCGGCGATGTGCTGTTCGACGGGGATGTGCGGGCCGTCGGTGGACCCGGCGGGAGCACACCTGGACGAGCACGGACGGGCGCTGCTCGTGGAAGACTTGCGTTCACCGTGCACCGAGGAGATCGCGGTCTTCCACGCCTTCGCCCGCACCGTGGCCGCGGCCAGTAACCGGTTCGTGGTAGTCGCCACCGACCACGCCGAACGCACCGTCGTGTTGCCCTGGCGTGCCACGGCACCGGTGGGTGCCGAGCAACTCACGCTGTTGGCCGGCGGCGAAAACTGA
- a CDS encoding arsenic transporter yields the protein MPSNSRCWPAAKTDPAGGRRPSGRRPPAPTHQHRRDDNTMTVAAVLIFLATLTLVIWQPRGLGIGWSALGGAVVALATTVVHFSDVPTVVGIVWNATLAFVAVIIISLILDECGFFEWSALHVARWGRGHGRLLFVLIVLLGAAIAAVFANDGAALILTPIVMQIMLALRFSPKATLGFVMATGFIADTGSLPLVVSNLVNIVSADFFGISFARYAAVMVPVGIVSVLASLAMLLLYFGRSIPKTYDTTALRHPASAISDQTTFRAGWVVLVLLLIGYFSAEPLGIPLSVVAGAAAIILIAVAARRPAFLFSQSTRQPVTAPVGAGNAGTAVSHPVGDPGNTADAGDLAASTTIPDDDRPIGPRRIPVGKVIREAPWQIVLFSIGMYLVVYGLRNQGLTDQLAKLFGFFADHGVLTAALGVGITVAVLSSIMNNMPTVLIAALAIGAVGATGMTHEVMVYANVIGSDLGPKITPIGSLATLLWLHVLDRKGMHIGWGRYFRTGIVLTIPVLLITLAALAGWLTIIGT from the coding sequence GTGCCGAGCAACTCACGCTGTTGGCCGGCGGCGAAAACTGATCCCGCCGGTGGTCGGCGCCCATCTGGGCGCCGACCACCGGCTCCAACTCATCAGCACAGGAGAGACGACAACACCATGACGGTGGCAGCAGTCCTGATCTTCCTCGCCACGCTCACCCTGGTGATCTGGCAGCCCCGAGGCCTGGGCATCGGCTGGAGCGCGCTCGGCGGCGCGGTGGTGGCCCTGGCAACCACGGTGGTGCATTTCTCCGACGTGCCCACGGTGGTGGGCATCGTCTGGAACGCCACCCTGGCCTTCGTCGCGGTGATCATCATTTCCCTCATCCTCGACGAGTGCGGCTTCTTCGAATGGTCCGCGCTGCACGTCGCCCGCTGGGGACGCGGACACGGGCGGCTGCTGTTCGTCCTGATCGTGCTGCTCGGGGCCGCGATCGCCGCAGTCTTCGCCAACGACGGCGCCGCCTTGATCCTCACCCCCATCGTCATGCAGATCATGCTCGCGCTGCGCTTCTCCCCGAAAGCCACGCTCGGCTTCGTCATGGCCACCGGGTTCATCGCCGACACCGGCAGCCTGCCGCTGGTGGTGTCCAACCTGGTCAACATCGTCTCGGCGGACTTCTTCGGCATCAGCTTCGCCCGCTACGCCGCCGTCATGGTCCCGGTGGGAATCGTGTCCGTGCTGGCCAGCCTCGCCATGCTGCTGCTCTACTTCGGCCGTTCCATCCCGAAGACCTACGACACCACCGCGCTACGCCACCCAGCCTCGGCGATCAGCGACCAGACGACCTTCCGCGCCGGCTGGGTGGTGCTCGTCCTGCTGCTGATCGGCTACTTCAGTGCCGAACCACTCGGGATCCCGCTGTCAGTCGTGGCCGGAGCCGCCGCGATCATCCTCATCGCCGTGGCCGCACGCCGGCCCGCCTTCCTGTTCTCCCAGTCCACTCGGCAGCCTGTGACTGCGCCGGTCGGCGCCGGGAACGCCGGAACCGCGGTGAGCCATCCGGTCGGTGATCCAGGCAACACCGCCGATGCGGGCGACCTCGCGGCAAGCACGACAATTCCGGATGACGACCGTCCGATCGGGCCGCGGCGGATCCCGGTCGGCAAGGTCATCCGCGAAGCCCCGTGGCAGATCGTGCTGTTCAGCATCGGCATGTACCTCGTGGTCTACGGCCTGCGCAACCAGGGTTTGACCGACCAGCTGGCCAAACTGTTCGGGTTCTTCGCCGACCACGGCGTGCTCACCGCCGCCCTGGGCGTCGGAATCACCGTCGCCGTGCTGTCGTCGATCATGAACAACATGCCCACCGTGCTCATCGCCGCCCTGGCCATCGGCGCGGTCGGCGCCACCGGAATGACCCACGAGGTCATGGTCTACGCCAACGTCATCGGCTCCGACCTCGGACCCAAAATCACCCCCATCGGCAGCCTGGCCACCCTGCTATGGCTGCACGTGCTCGACCGCAAGGGCATGCACATCGGCTGGGGCCGCTACTTCCGCACCGGCATCGTGCTCACCATCCCCGTCCTACTCATCACGCTCGCCGCCCTGGCCGGATGGCTCACCATCATCGGCACCTGA
- a CDS encoding Tn3 family transposase has product MWGCQRDAGQRAGGGGADVHAGSVIADTVDTGLIRSQWEEMLRLAASLKYGHTTASLVVGKLHAASRRSAIAQALVEFGGLQRTIYALRYLADEAYRRRITRQLNKGEALHSLRRDLFFAHEGSVRRRHHEQQTEQALCLSLVVNAITIWNTAYLELALARLAEHRGRIDRDLLAHISPALMEHVNPYGTYEFPVEAEYTRTGFRPLRDPGTT; this is encoded by the coding sequence CTGTGGGGGTGCCAGCGTGACGCAGGCCAGCGAGCAGGCGGTGGCGGCGCGGATGTCCATGCTGGATCGGTTATTGCCGACACCGTCGACACCGGTCTAATCCGCTCCCAATGGGAGGAGATGCTGCGCCTGGCCGCGTCGCTGAAGTACGGGCACACCACCGCCTCGCTGGTGGTCGGCAAGCTGCACGCGGCCTCGCGACGCTCAGCGATCGCGCAGGCCCTGGTCGAGTTCGGCGGCCTGCAGCGCACCATCTACGCGCTGCGCTACCTCGCCGACGAGGCCTACCGGCGGCGGATCACCCGCCAGCTCAACAAAGGCGAAGCGCTGCACTCGCTGCGCCGCGACCTGTTCTTCGCCCACGAAGGTTCGGTGCGGCGGCGCCACCACGAGCAACAGACCGAGCAGGCGCTGTGCCTATCACTGGTGGTCAACGCGATCACCATCTGGAACACCGCCTACCTCGAACTCGCGCTCGCCCGCCTCGCCGAACACCGCGGCCGGATCGACCGCGACCTGCTCGCGCACATCTCCCCAGCGCTGATGGAGCACGTCAACCCGTACGGCACCTACGAATTCCCGGTCGAAGCCGAGTACACCCGCACCGGATTCCGGCCGCTGCGCGACCCCGGCACGACGTAG
- a CDS encoding ArsR/SmtB family transcription factor, protein MSKQQFPVADTGEPYVTQGMGEPLTAKQAVDLARAFKAIGDPVRLRLLSLIASHVDGEACVCDVAGSFELAGPTISHHLKVLRKADLIEGERRGTWIYYRVRPEALRLLAESLLLLAESQRSAVGVPA, encoded by the coding sequence ATGTCTAAACAACAGTTTCCGGTCGCGGATACCGGCGAGCCCTACGTGACCCAGGGGATGGGCGAGCCGTTGACCGCGAAACAGGCCGTGGATTTGGCCAGGGCGTTCAAGGCGATCGGGGATCCGGTGCGGTTGCGCCTGTTGTCGCTGATCGCCTCGCATGTCGATGGTGAGGCGTGCGTGTGTGACGTGGCCGGGTCGTTCGAGTTGGCCGGGCCAACGATCTCGCACCACCTGAAGGTGCTGCGCAAGGCGGACCTGATCGAAGGAGAGCGGCGCGGAACCTGGATCTACTACCGGGTGCGCCCGGAGGCGCTGCGGCTGCTGGCGGAGTCGCTGCTGCTGCTGGCGGAGTCGCAGCGGTCCGCTGTGGGGGTGCCAGCGTGA
- a CDS encoding ArsO family NAD(P)H-dependent flavin-containing monooxygenase: MPAMRPSTTSTEPNQHYDVVVIGGGQAGLAAGYFLRRTGLNFVILDDQQQPGGAWQHYWDSLRLFSPAEYSPLPGWWMPPQPGEDFPTAEHVVAYLTAYEQRYQLPVHRPVRVQTVHQAGKWLAVHSSQGVFNARAVISATGTWAAPHQPSLPGQQRYTGQQLHTVDYRSPQHFTGQRVVVVGGGNSAAQILADISTVADTTWVTRRPPRFMPDDVDGRVLFDVATQREAARRAGIPDTGGASSLGDIVMVPSVRDARDRGVLHAHPMFDSLTEHGIAYSDGTELACDAIIWCTGFRPHLTHLAPLGLGQDGDVPLTEGTRSIHEPRLHLLGYGDWTGWASATLVGAGRTAKAAVNHLTDQLHDRQTVNST, translated from the coding sequence GTGCCTGCAATGAGACCGTCCACCACGTCGACCGAGCCGAACCAGCACTACGACGTCGTGGTGATCGGCGGCGGACAGGCCGGATTGGCCGCAGGCTACTTCCTACGGCGAACCGGCCTGAACTTCGTCATCCTCGACGACCAGCAACAACCAGGCGGCGCGTGGCAGCACTACTGGGACTCGCTGCGCCTGTTCTCCCCAGCGGAATACAGCCCCCTGCCGGGATGGTGGATGCCCCCACAACCCGGCGAGGACTTCCCCACCGCCGAACACGTCGTGGCCTACCTCACCGCCTACGAACAGCGCTACCAGCTTCCCGTGCACCGGCCGGTCCGCGTTCAGACCGTGCACCAGGCAGGGAAGTGGCTGGCAGTCCACAGCAGCCAGGGCGTGTTCAACGCCCGGGCCGTGATCAGCGCCACAGGCACCTGGGCCGCGCCCCACCAACCGTCCCTGCCGGGACAGCAGCGATACACCGGCCAGCAACTGCACACTGTCGACTACCGCTCGCCCCAGCACTTCACCGGACAGCGAGTGGTCGTCGTGGGCGGCGGGAACTCCGCCGCCCAAATCCTGGCCGACATCTCCACCGTCGCCGACACAACCTGGGTGACCCGCCGCCCACCACGGTTCATGCCCGACGACGTGGACGGCCGAGTGCTCTTCGACGTCGCCACCCAGCGCGAAGCAGCCCGTCGCGCGGGCATCCCCGACACCGGCGGAGCCAGCAGTCTCGGCGACATCGTGATGGTGCCCAGCGTGCGCGACGCCCGCGACCGCGGCGTCCTACATGCCCACCCGATGTTCGACTCCCTCACCGAGCACGGGATCGCCTACAGCGACGGCACCGAACTGGCCTGCGATGCGATCATCTGGTGCACCGGCTTCCGCCCCCACCTCACACACCTCGCGCCCCTCGGCCTCGGCCAGGACGGCGATGTCCCGCTCACCGAGGGCACCCGCTCAATCCATGAGCCCCGCCTGCACCTCCTCGGCTACGGAGACTGGACCGGGTGGGCCTCCGCCACCCTCGTCGGCGCCGGCCGCACCGCCAAAGCCGCCGTCAACCACCTCACCGACCAACTCCACGACCGGCAAACAGTGAATTCGACCTGA
- a CDS encoding Tn3 family transposase — translation MAAIDRTAYPRFKRVVPARELAEAFTPTIGEITWAREKTQNDPHLLALLVWLKSYQRLGYFPKLDEVPPVVVEHVRGVLELATEVVLEHDADRTAKWHRGLVRSFVGVKYDAARARRVAGEAIRKAVTTKDNPADLINVALEELVRAGCELPGFSTLDRMAAAIRAETNTALYAMVAARIDLAGKARLARLLWLDPTSRRSEFDRLKTPAQAATLGKFKLRLAHLQEVDALGPTERWLDGIPSTKLAHFAGEARVTDVGDMRDIGEAKRLTLLASLIHECRTSARDEVATMFCKRMAVLHKKGRERLAELHEQHRAESERLLDVFGDVLAGAREATAVTEDGTVSPEAAAAVAERVGRLLLKTLTDAGGVEQLSAAHEAVSAHHGNNYLPLLEQFYKSHRSALFTLLDTLELEATSADHSVADAVEFLRAIRGRTGEYVPEKVTVCRGEDAVTVAIDIDFVTEAWRKILVVKDRPGKLVRRHLEVCVFSYLASELRSGDIAVVGANSYANLHAQLMSWDECAPLAEQFCGQAGIPSDPKKLTAHYRAALGDIAAVVDAGFPRNTDLSFADGRPVLRRRKGADRRPSALALEEAIHQRLPERGLLDILARTAHLVGWPRHFGPASGSDPKIRDAMARYVLTVFANGTLLGPAQVARHMRDQVSAHELSIAANKHTTCAKIDAASTDVINEFAKLDVAGMWGDGRVVAVDGTQVDTWENNILAESHIRYGGYGGIAYRHISDTYIALFSRFIPCGVWEAVYIIEGLLRNDSDIQPDTIHADTQGQSLPVFGLAALLGFDLLPRIRNWADLNFYRPSVDTRFEHIDALFGENVIDWGLIETHWPDLLRTAISISEGRLSSVTLLRRLGNNSRKNRLYRAFRELGRVIRTITLLRFLADAQLREQITAITNKAEAFHGFSAWLRFGGEAIGRNDPDYQEKIIKFNELLANCVIYSNACDITAAANALAADGHPIDTDDLATISPYITHTIRRFGDWVLDLSTPDAVPVTTLDLVPGALFPGDITAAAAPSVTAPRRARQRVTTKKGS, via the coding sequence TTGGCGGCGATCGATCGCACCGCGTATCCGCGGTTCAAGCGGGTGGTTCCTGCTCGGGAACTGGCTGAGGCGTTCACGCCGACGATCGGCGAGATCACTTGGGCGCGGGAGAAGACGCAGAACGATCCGCATTTGCTGGCGCTGCTGGTGTGGTTGAAGTCGTATCAGCGGCTGGGGTATTTCCCGAAGCTGGACGAGGTCCCGCCGGTGGTGGTCGAGCACGTGCGTGGGGTGCTCGAGCTCGCTACCGAGGTGGTTCTGGAGCATGATGCGGATCGGACGGCGAAGTGGCACCGGGGGCTGGTCCGCTCGTTCGTGGGGGTGAAGTATGACGCGGCCAGGGCGCGGCGGGTCGCCGGGGAGGCGATCCGCAAGGCGGTCACGACGAAGGATAACCCGGCTGACCTGATCAATGTGGCGTTGGAGGAGCTGGTCCGGGCAGGGTGCGAGCTGCCTGGGTTCTCGACGCTGGACCGGATGGCCGCGGCGATCCGGGCGGAGACGAACACCGCGCTGTACGCGATGGTCGCGGCGCGGATCGACTTGGCCGGGAAGGCCCGGCTGGCGCGGTTGTTGTGGCTGGATCCGACGTCGCGGCGCAGCGAGTTTGACCGGCTGAAGACGCCGGCGCAGGCTGCGACGCTGGGCAAGTTCAAGTTGCGTCTGGCCCATTTGCAGGAGGTGGACGCGCTCGGGCCGACCGAACGGTGGCTGGACGGGATCCCGTCGACGAAGCTTGCGCACTTTGCCGGTGAGGCTCGGGTGACCGATGTCGGGGACATGAGGGATATCGGCGAGGCGAAGCGGCTGACGTTGTTGGCGAGTTTGATCCACGAGTGCCGCACCTCCGCTCGGGACGAGGTCGCGACGATGTTCTGCAAGCGGATGGCCGTGCTCCACAAGAAGGGCAGGGAGCGGCTGGCCGAGCTGCACGAACAGCACCGAGCCGAGTCCGAGCGGCTGCTGGACGTGTTCGGCGACGTCCTGGCTGGCGCCCGGGAAGCCACCGCAGTGACCGAAGACGGCACGGTCTCGCCGGAGGCCGCGGCCGCGGTGGCCGAGCGAGTCGGGCGTCTGCTGCTGAAGACGCTGACGGATGCGGGTGGGGTGGAGCAGCTGTCGGCGGCGCACGAGGCGGTGTCGGCGCACCACGGCAACAATTATCTGCCGCTGCTGGAGCAGTTCTACAAGAGTCACCGCTCGGCACTGTTCACCCTGCTCGACACGCTGGAATTGGAGGCGACCAGCGCGGATCACAGCGTGGCCGACGCGGTGGAGTTCCTGCGCGCGATTCGGGGTCGTACCGGTGAGTACGTCCCGGAGAAGGTGACGGTCTGCCGCGGGGAGGATGCGGTGACGGTGGCGATCGACATCGACTTCGTCACCGAGGCGTGGCGCAAGATCCTGGTGGTCAAGGACCGGCCGGGCAAGCTGGTGCGCCGCCACCTGGAGGTGTGCGTGTTCTCCTACCTCGCCTCCGAGCTGCGCTCCGGGGACATCGCCGTGGTCGGCGCCAACTCCTACGCCAACCTGCACGCGCAGCTGATGTCCTGGGACGAGTGCGCGCCGCTGGCCGAGCAGTTCTGCGGCCAGGCCGGGATCCCCTCGGACCCGAAGAAGCTCACCGCGCACTACCGAGCAGCACTGGGCGACATCGCCGCGGTGGTGGACGCCGGGTTCCCGCGCAACACCGACCTGTCCTTCGCCGACGGCCGCCCGGTCCTGCGCCGCCGCAAGGGCGCCGACCGGCGGCCGTCAGCGCTGGCGTTGGAGGAGGCGATCCACCAGCGGCTGCCCGAACGCGGCCTGCTGGACATCCTGGCCCGCACCGCACACCTGGTCGGCTGGCCCCGACACTTCGGGCCGGCATCAGGATCGGACCCGAAGATCCGCGACGCGATGGCCCGCTACGTCCTAACCGTGTTCGCCAACGGCACGCTGCTCGGCCCAGCGCAGGTCGCCCGGCACATGCGGGATCAGGTGTCGGCGCATGAGCTGTCGATCGCGGCGAACAAGCACACCACCTGCGCCAAGATCGACGCTGCCTCCACCGATGTGATCAACGAGTTCGCGAAGCTCGACGTCGCCGGGATGTGGGGCGACGGCCGCGTCGTCGCGGTGGACGGCACGCAGGTGGACACATGGGAGAACAACATCCTCGCCGAATCCCACATCCGCTACGGCGGGTACGGCGGGATCGCCTACCGGCACATCTCCGACACCTACATCGCCTTGTTCTCGCGCTTCATTCCGTGTGGGGTGTGGGAGGCCGTCTACATCATCGAAGGTCTGCTGCGCAACGACTCCGACATCCAACCGGACACTATCCACGCCGACACCCAGGGCCAGTCGCTGCCGGTGTTCGGACTCGCCGCGCTGCTGGGATTCGACCTGCTCCCGCGCATCCGCAATTGGGCGGATCTGAATTTCTACCGGCCCAGCGTGGACACGCGCTTCGAGCACATCGACGCGCTGTTCGGGGAGAACGTGATCGACTGGGGACTGATCGAGACGCACTGGCCAGATCTGCTGCGCACCGCGATCTCGATCAGCGAGGGCCGCCTGTCTTCGGTGACGCTGCTGCGCCGATTGGGCAACAACTCCCGCAAGAACCGCCTCTACCGGGCGTTCCGCGAGCTGGGGCGCGTGATCCGCACGATCACGCTGCTGCGATTCCTGGCCGACGCGCAGCTGCGTGAGCAGATCACCGCGATCACCAACAAGGCCGAGGCATTCCACGGGTTCTCCGCGTGGCTGCGCTTCGGCGGCGAAGCAATCGGGCGCAACGACCCGGACTACCAGGAGAAGATCATCAAGTTCAATGAGTTGCTGGCGAACTGCGTGATCTACTCCAACGCCTGCGACATCACCGCCGCGGCGAACGCGCTGGCCGCCGACGGGCACCCGATCGACACCGACGATCTGGCCACCATCTCCCCCTACATCACCCACACCATCCGCCGGTTCGGCGACTGGGTGCTGGACCTGTCCACACCGGACGCCGTACCGGTCACCACGCTCGACCTGGTGCCGGGTGCACTGTTCCCCGGCGACATCACCGCTGCCGCAGCGCCGTCCGTCACCGCGCCGCGCCGGGCGCGGCAGCGCGTTACCACGAAGAAAGGTTCCTGA
- a CDS encoding FadR/GntR family transcriptional regulator: MARPRLYEQVIERLREYVAHERLRAGDRLPAERDLAQRLGVSRASVKQAIVVLEVQGLVETRHGGGSYLLHDTLDVEPVEQLVARRQRLPDVLDAREAIETKLAELAAARRTAEDLDALEAALNHMRAEIDAGGHGTDGDRRFHAAVTAAARSTLLAEFMRSISEQIAESRAESLRQPGRPHRSLRQHQAIFDAISLGDPARAATAMRRHVRTVAKVRLLDWHPDGNS, encoded by the coding sequence ATGGCGAGGCCGAGACTCTACGAGCAGGTGATCGAGCGGCTGCGCGAGTACGTCGCCCACGAACGACTGCGCGCCGGGGACAGGTTGCCCGCCGAACGGGACCTCGCGCAGCGGCTCGGTGTGAGCAGGGCGTCGGTCAAGCAGGCCATCGTGGTGCTGGAGGTCCAAGGTCTGGTCGAGACCAGACACGGTGGTGGCAGCTACCTCCTGCACGACACGCTCGACGTCGAGCCGGTGGAGCAACTCGTGGCCCGGCGGCAACGCCTGCCCGACGTGCTCGACGCGCGCGAGGCCATCGAGACGAAACTCGCCGAACTCGCCGCCGCCCGCCGCACCGCGGAGGACCTCGACGCGCTCGAAGCGGCCCTGAACCACATGCGCGCCGAGATCGACGCGGGCGGACACGGCACCGACGGCGACCGCCGCTTCCACGCCGCCGTGACGGCCGCGGCCCGCAGCACCCTGCTCGCGGAGTTCATGCGCTCGATCTCCGAGCAGATCGCCGAAAGCCGTGCCGAGTCCCTGCGCCAACCGGGGCGTCCACACCGCTCGTTGCGGCAGCACCAGGCCATCTTCGACGCCATCAGCCTCGGCGACCCCGCCCGCGCCGCGACCGCCATGCGACGTCATGTGCGGACGGTCGCGAAGGTCCGCCTGCTCGACTGGCACCCCGACGGCAACAGCTGA
- a CDS encoding TetR/AcrR family transcriptional regulator, with the protein MTTRKDQVLDAAIRVLGTRGTRQLTHRAVDAEARLPQGSTSNYFRNRDALVAGVLDRLVTQDEQAWGLFSADLANVTLTLDTFTDALAQFVDELAATARTATLARYAIFLEAAHHEHLREQIDTRRHRLQSWGAPWLRRLGSPRPEHDFAALRSLLDGLLLHQCTQPSAEFDPTVPVRALLDGLSRRWS; encoded by the coding sequence GTGACCACACGCAAGGACCAGGTGCTGGACGCCGCGATCCGCGTTCTGGGCACACGGGGAACACGGCAGCTCACCCACCGCGCCGTCGACGCCGAGGCCCGCCTGCCCCAGGGTTCGACGTCGAACTACTTCCGCAACCGCGACGCTCTCGTGGCGGGCGTCCTCGACCGGCTCGTCACCCAGGACGAGCAGGCGTGGGGCCTGTTCTCGGCGGACCTCGCGAACGTCACCCTCACACTCGACACCTTCACCGACGCCCTCGCGCAGTTCGTCGACGAGCTCGCCGCCACCGCCCGCACCGCCACGCTCGCCCGCTACGCGATCTTCCTCGAAGCCGCGCACCACGAGCACCTGCGCGAGCAGATCGACACCCGGCGGCACCGCCTGCAGTCCTGGGGTGCACCGTGGCTGCGACGCCTCGGCTCCCCCCGCCCCGAACACGATTTCGCCGCGCTGCGGTCCCTGCTGGACGGGCTCCTGCTGCACCAGTGCACGCAGCCCAGCGCCGAGTTCGATCCCACCGTGCCGGTGCGCGCACTGCTCGACGGGTTGAGCCGCCGCTGGTCGTGA